TTCAAAGCTTAGGTATGAAACCTTACTTAAGCTAGGCGATTATAATGAGGCAAAAAACCAATTATTTGAGGAAATGAATAATGGTGAAGTACCATCAATAAAAAAAGCATTGCAACTTGGCGGCTTATATATAAATCTTGAAAATTACGATAGCACTTTCATTTGGTTGAATAAAGCAGTCGACTCTGGATTTACTTATTATCCGCCTCTGGAAGGACTTGATGATTTTAAAGCTATTAGAAAAGATATTCGTTATGACAATCTAATTAAGAAAATGAAAGATAAACTTGGATTAGGTAAACCTATATAAGATTTTGCCGAATAAGATATTTCCGGCAAATTAATTTCACCTAGTTTATTCAACAATGCAGTATTAATAATTGATTTTTGGGCTACTTGGTGCAACCCTTGTCTGGAAGAAATGGAAAACCTAAAAAGTATCTATAATGATTTTTGTAAAAAAGGATTTTCTATTATATCTATTTGTTTAGATTCCGATAAAAAAGCATTGGAACGCCATATAAAAGATTTTAATCCACCTTGGCCGATTATTTTCAGTGGAAAAGGTTTCGAAGATAGTATTGCGCAACTTTATGATGTGAAAGATCTGCCTTCTTTATGGGTAGTAGATCGGAAAGGACACCTACGTCATTTATTTCTAAGAGGAGCAGAACTAAGAAAGGCAGTACAAGATTTAGTTAATAAATACGATTTAAATGGATAATGTATCAAGCCTGAGACATCTCTTATCAATAGAAAAAAATAAATCATTGGGAATAGCCAACCAATCAAAAATTGGGACTCCCTAAACGTCATCGACGTTTTAAAACTAAAAATTAATCAACCAACCCAAAGTTGTATCCGCATATGCATTTAGGTTCTCTCAATAATTTTATTTTGTGTAATAGATCATCAATAATTAAGAACAACTTAATTTATCATACAATGAAATCCAAGAAAATAGCTCTGGTTGTTTTATCAATTCTGCTTTCTGCATTAATTGTTCAACCGCAGGGAATAAAAAATTTACAGTCTAAGAAAAAGGTATATGGAACTGTCTTAGATCAGAATAGCCGTGAACCTTTGCCCTTTGCCAGCATAGCCGTTCTTGGGAAGAATTT
The nucleotide sequence above comes from Bacteroidota bacterium. Encoded proteins:
- a CDS encoding TlpA family protein disulfide reductase; its protein translation is MSGKLISPSLFNNAVLIIDFWATWCNPCLEEMENLKSIYNDFCKKGFSIISICLDSDKKALERHIKDFNPPWPIIFSGKGFEDSIAQLYDVKDLPSLWVVDRKGHLRHLFLRGAELRKAVQDLVNKYDLNG